The following are from one region of the Carnobacterium gallinarum DSM 4847 genome:
- the queA gene encoding tRNA preQ1(34) S-adenosylmethionine ribosyltransferase-isomerase QueA, with translation MLTTKDFDFDLPEELIAQTPLADRSASKLLILDGQTGAIEDQHFTDILAELNAGDALVMNDTRVLPARLYGTKPDTGGHLEVLLLKNTTGDQWETLVKPAKRAKVGTEILFGDGRLKAVVVEELEHGGRIIEFSYEGIFLEVLESLGEMPLPPYIKERLDDSERYQTVYAKENGSAAAPTAGLHFTEDLLEKIKAKGVQLVFLTLHVGLGTFRPVSVDSIEDHEMHSEFYRLSEESAAALREVKAQGGRVVAVGTTSIRTLETIGTKFNGEIKADSGWTSIFIVPGYTFKVVDAFSTNFHLPQSTLVMLVSAFAGRDHVLAAYQHAIDERYRFFSFGDAMFVK, from the coding sequence ATGTTAACAACAAAAGATTTTGATTTTGATTTACCAGAAGAATTAATTGCTCAAACCCCATTAGCAGATCGCTCTGCTTCTAAGTTGCTGATTTTAGATGGTCAGACAGGTGCTATAGAAGATCAGCATTTTACTGATATTCTTGCGGAATTAAATGCTGGAGATGCATTAGTCATGAACGATACTCGAGTATTGCCTGCCAGATTATATGGAACAAAACCAGATACGGGTGGACATTTAGAAGTCTTGTTATTAAAAAATACGACTGGTGATCAATGGGAAACGTTAGTCAAACCAGCGAAACGAGCTAAAGTTGGAACAGAGATTTTATTTGGTGATGGTCGCTTAAAAGCAGTTGTTGTGGAAGAGCTAGAGCATGGTGGACGGATTATTGAGTTTAGCTATGAAGGGATTTTTCTAGAAGTATTAGAATCCCTAGGTGAAATGCCTTTACCTCCTTATATTAAAGAACGTTTAGATGATAGTGAACGTTACCAAACAGTTTATGCTAAGGAGAATGGATCAGCTGCAGCTCCAACAGCCGGTTTACACTTCACAGAAGACTTGTTGGAGAAAATTAAAGCAAAAGGTGTTCAATTGGTTTTCTTAACCTTACATGTAGGATTAGGAACCTTTAGACCAGTTAGTGTTGATTCAATTGAGGATCATGAAATGCATTCAGAATTTTATCGTTTATCAGAAGAAAGTGCAGCAGCTTTGAGAGAAGTGAAGGCTCAAGGCGGTCGGGTAGTTGCGGTCGGGACAACATCTATTCGGACACTAGAAACAATTGGAACTAAGTTTAATGGTGAAATCAAAGCAGATAGTGGTTGGACAAGTATTTTTATTGTACCTGGTTATACATTTAAAGTTGTAGATGCTTTTTCGACCAATTTTCATTTGCCGCAATCAACATTAGTGATGTTAGTTAGTGCTTTTGCTGGACGCGATCATGTTTTAGCAGCCTACCAACATGCAATTGATGAAAGATATCGTTTCTTTAGCTTTGGCGATGCAATGTTTGTAAAATAA
- a CDS encoding TetR/AcrR family transcriptional regulator codes for MEGVSPIDEKQITGTQQRIIDAALHLISQVGYKSTTTKLIAQEAEVNETTIFKNFKSKEALMNVAFKQHANQIKEEVDTFFQQDFKDSRDLLKRTGHFIQDTYTKHRYVVIGSIKEVGNEKAKTIFNYKQEYINAMLSEKLQEFPDAEHFCQKDYETISFIFNNAIVALLLQEIGQADGESVESKITLENIIDMTLRPFEEEND; via the coding sequence ATGGAAGGTGTGAGTCCGATAGATGAGAAACAGATAACTGGTACGCAACAGCGGATTATTGATGCTGCATTGCACCTTATTTCTCAAGTTGGATATAAAAGTACAACAACCAAGTTAATTGCACAAGAGGCTGAGGTCAATGAAACGACAATCTTTAAAAATTTCAAATCAAAAGAAGCCTTGATGAATGTTGCTTTTAAACAGCATGCAAATCAAATTAAAGAAGAGGTTGATACTTTTTTTCAACAGGATTTTAAAGATTCAAGAGATTTATTAAAACGCACAGGACACTTTATTCAAGATACCTATACAAAGCATCGTTATGTAGTTATTGGTTCAATTAAAGAAGTCGGCAATGAAAAAGCAAAAACAATTTTTAATTATAAGCAAGAATACATTAATGCCATGCTTTCGGAAAAGCTACAAGAATTTCCTGATGCAGAACATTTTTGTCAAAAAGATTATGAAACAATCAGCTTTATTTTTAATAATGCTATTGTTGCATTATTGCTCCAAGAAATTGGACAGGCGGATGGAGAATCAGTAGAGTCTAAAATTACTTTAGAAAATATTATTGATATGACATTACGTCCATTTGAAGAAGAAAATGATTGA
- the tgt gene encoding tRNA guanosine(34) transglycosylase Tgt, with protein sequence MTEPAIKYRLIKKEKHTGARLGEIITPHGTFQTPMFMPVGTLATVKSIAPEELDAMGAGIILSNTYHLWLRPGEDIVEEAGGLHKFMNWDKGILTDSGGFQVFSLSDMRRIEEEGVHFRNHLNGSKMFLSPEKAINIQNKLGPDIMMSFDECPPFDESFDYVKKSVERTSRWAERGLKAHANPNTQGLFGIIQGAGYKELRQQSARDLISMDFPGYSIGGLSVGEPKHLMNEVLDYTTPLIPDDKPRYLMGVGSADSLIDGVIRGIDMFDCVLPTRIARNGTCMTSAGRLVVKNAKFERDFRPIDEKCDCYTCKNYTRAYIRHLIKADETFGLRLTSYHNLYFLQNLMKNVRQAIMDDNLLEFREAFFEEYGFNKPNAKNF encoded by the coding sequence ATGACAGAACCAGCAATTAAATACCGTTTAATTAAGAAAGAAAAACATACGGGAGCCCGTCTTGGTGAGATTATTACGCCACATGGTACATTCCAAACACCAATGTTCATGCCTGTTGGAACACTAGCAACTGTTAAAAGTATCGCCCCAGAAGAGCTAGATGCAATGGGAGCCGGAATTATTTTAAGTAATACGTATCATTTATGGTTACGTCCAGGTGAAGATATTGTCGAAGAGGCTGGTGGCTTGCATAAATTCATGAATTGGGACAAAGGAATCTTAACGGATTCTGGCGGCTTCCAAGTATTCTCATTAAGTGATATGCGTCGTATTGAAGAAGAAGGCGTTCATTTTAGAAATCATCTAAATGGTTCAAAAATGTTTTTATCTCCTGAAAAAGCAATTAATATTCAAAATAAATTAGGTCCAGATATTATGATGAGCTTTGATGAATGCCCACCATTTGACGAAAGCTTTGATTATGTGAAAAAGTCAGTCGAACGAACTTCTCGTTGGGCTGAGCGTGGCTTAAAAGCTCATGCAAATCCAAATACACAAGGCTTATTTGGAATTATTCAAGGGGCAGGTTATAAAGAATTGCGTCAACAAAGTGCTCGTGATTTGATTTCTATGGATTTTCCAGGCTATTCAATTGGCGGTTTATCCGTTGGTGAACCCAAACATTTAATGAATGAAGTTCTTGATTACACAACGCCACTGATTCCAGATGACAAACCACGTTATTTGATGGGGGTTGGATCAGCAGACTCGCTAATTGATGGAGTTATCCGTGGGATAGACATGTTTGATTGTGTCTTGCCAACTAGAATTGCTCGTAATGGTACATGTATGACAAGCGCTGGACGCTTAGTTGTGAAAAATGCTAAATTTGAAAGAGATTTCCGCCCAATTGATGAAAAATGTGATTGCTACACATGTAAAAACTATACGCGTGCTTACATTCGTCATTTAATTAAAGCAGATGAAACATTTGGTTTGCGTTTAACAAGTTACCACAACTTATACTTCTTGCAAAACTTAATGAAAAATGTTCGTCAAGCCATTATGGATGACAATTTGCTTGAATTCCGTGAAGCTTTTTTTGAAGAATATGGTTTTAATAAACCAAATGCCAAAAACTTCTAA
- the yajC gene encoding preprotein translocase subunit YajC: protein MSGIISFLPFIAIIGVFYFFMMKPQKKAADEKKKMMDSLKKGDHIVTIGGLHGEVDEVNESDKTVSLDCDGIYLTFERAAIARILPSTPAEPVVSEVSLTKEEVSVDEATEEVVIEEDVLDVTKEDETK, encoded by the coding sequence ATGTCAGGAATAATTAGCTTTTTACCATTCATTGCAATCATTGGAGTGTTTTACTTCTTCATGATGAAGCCGCAAAAAAAGGCTGCAGATGAAAAGAAAAAAATGATGGATTCTCTAAAAAAAGGAGATCATATTGTTACAATCGGTGGACTACATGGTGAAGTTGATGAAGTCAATGAATCTGATAAAACCGTTTCTCTTGATTGTGATGGCATCTATTTAACTTTTGAAAGAGCTGCAATTGCTCGAATTCTACCTTCAACACCAGCAGAACCTGTTGTTTCAGAAGTATCTTTAACAAAAGAAGAAGTTTCTGTTGATGAAGCAACTGAAGAAGTTGTCATTGAGGAAGACGTTTTAGATGTAACAAAAGAAGATGAAACAAAATAA